In the bacterium genome, one interval contains:
- a CDS encoding alanine--glyoxylate aminotransferase family protein: SNGYGDIKEKTFRIAHMGDLTMADMKEVTSAIVDVLKL, from the coding sequence CTCGAACGGCTATGGCGACATCAAGGAAAAGACCTTCCGCATCGCGCACATGGGCGATCTCACGATGGCGGACATGAAGGAAGTCACTTCGGCCATCGTGGATGTGCTCAAGTTGTAG